One window of Cohnella hashimotonis genomic DNA carries:
- a CDS encoding sialidase family protein has product MTNFNFQVTPAGFPKFEPSVAVNLLMTGIMVSVSVDTTSGSPMIGLYRSLDGGSSWSNTMLPLPAGFTGAEAPTVAYGFPSTFVVAAHAFPGPSDGTTIFYVSTDNGATFSGPKIVAPGFGTYINNDETNITVDVGQSSPYLGNIYVTYNHQFNVANGGNSTAFFQRSTDNGTTWNTPVLLSSESDQVERPEVAVSLTGIVYAAWVTVNPSFRYVIRRSLDGGVTFEDSVLVSPVVPVPNPLPVPNYAFRVLTFASISTDRSIGPFTEDVYAVWQDNRQGYADIFMSKSTDKGEHWSVPVSITGAPAGSQNFFPSVDVDPLTGVVNVIYYSNQVDGFDLDVFVARSINGGATFTNTRITNTSFNPNGSSPTPVPTIGDYIDIISVPPGGYIGVWMDTSPGSQTIFAGYSDIVIP; this is encoded by the coding sequence ATGACCAATTTCAACTTTCAAGTCACTCCGGCGGGCTTTCCCAAATTCGAGCCAAGCGTCGCTGTCAATCTGCTGATGACCGGCATCATGGTATCCGTATCGGTCGATACGACTTCAGGCTCGCCGATGATCGGCCTTTACCGTTCGCTGGACGGCGGGAGCAGCTGGAGCAATACAATGCTGCCCTTGCCTGCAGGGTTTACGGGCGCTGAAGCGCCGACAGTCGCTTACGGATTCCCGAGCACGTTTGTCGTCGCCGCACATGCATTCCCCGGCCCTTCGGACGGCACGACCATCTTCTACGTGTCCACCGACAACGGCGCGACATTCAGCGGACCCAAGATCGTTGCCCCCGGGTTCGGCACCTACATCAACAACGACGAGACTAACATTACGGTAGACGTCGGCCAATCCAGTCCGTACCTCGGCAATATCTATGTCACTTATAACCACCAATTCAATGTCGCGAACGGAGGCAACTCCACGGCCTTCTTTCAGCGTTCAACGGACAACGGAACGACATGGAATACGCCGGTCCTGCTGTCGAGCGAGTCGGATCAGGTCGAACGGCCGGAGGTCGCCGTGAGCCTGACCGGGATCGTATATGCGGCGTGGGTGACCGTCAATCCGAGCTTTCGATACGTCATTCGCAGATCGTTGGACGGCGGCGTGACGTTTGAAGATTCAGTTTTGGTTTCCCCTGTCGTTCCCGTCCCGAACCCGCTGCCCGTCCCGAATTATGCCTTTCGCGTGCTTACGTTCGCCAGCATCTCGACGGACCGGTCCATCGGGCCGTTCACCGAAGACGTCTATGCGGTGTGGCAGGACAACCGTCAGGGCTATGCCGACATCTTCATGTCCAAATCGACGGACAAGGGCGAGCATTGGTCCGTCCCGGTCAGCATCACAGGCGCGCCGGCCGGCAGTCAGAACTTCTTCCCGTCGGTCGATGTCGACCCGCTGACAGGCGTCGTTAACGTCATTTATTACAGCAACCAGGTCGACGGCTTCGACCTGGACGTGTTCGTCGCGCGGTCGATCAACGGCGGAGCGACGTTCACGAACACCCGCATTACCAACACCTCGTTCAATCCGAACGGCAGCAGCCCGACGCCGGTGCCGACCATCGGAGACTACATCGACATCATCAGCGTTCCGCCCGGCGGCTACATCGGCGTTTGGATGGACACGAGCCCGGGCTCGCAGACGATTTTCGCGGGATATTCGGATATCGTGATTCCT